In Zhaonella formicivorans, one DNA window encodes the following:
- a CDS encoding (2Fe-2S)-binding protein: MFLTIELTINGQKKKLAAKPGQTLLSFLRELGYTGVKEGCGKGECGACTVLVDGQPVNACLYLAVQAQGKEILTIEGLAQQGRLHPLQEAFISESALQCGYCTPGMILTAKALLDKNPRASEEEIAHAIAGNLCRCTGYSKIIKAIKKAGEVMADNVRI, translated from the coding sequence ATGTTTTTGACTATCGAACTTACCATCAATGGACAGAAAAAGAAGCTCGCGGCAAAACCCGGCCAGACTCTGTTATCTTTTTTGCGTGAGCTGGGTTATACCGGCGTTAAAGAAGGCTGCGGCAAGGGAGAATGCGGCGCTTGTACTGTTTTGGTTGACGGTCAGCCGGTCAACGCTTGTCTTTATCTGGCCGTTCAGGCCCAGGGTAAAGAGATCTTGACCATTGAAGGCCTGGCCCAGCAGGGTCGTCTGCATCCCTTACAGGAAGCGTTTATCTCCGAGAGTGCGCTGCAGTGCGGGTACTGCACGCCCGGCATGATCCTCACGGCTAAAGCTTTGCTGGATAAGAACCCCAGAGCGAGTGAAGAGGAAATAGCCCATGCGATTGCCGGCAATCTCTGCCGCTGCACCGGTTACAGCAAAATTATTAAAGCCATAAAAAAAGCAGGCGAGGTGATGGCTGATAATGTCCGTATTTAG
- a CDS encoding PucR family transcriptional regulator: MGLTVCEALAKLSLGVNCVVAGGSGVERIISRVNFLEVPDIVQWLDGGELLLTTGYALRDNPELQVRLLHQLAEIGVAALAIKSGRYLTPIPEAMLKLADRLEFPLIELPADLPLSRVMAPIYETLLNQQVEQLKRAEKIHRLFLEVILKGEGIVQIGKDLANLIGKPVVIFDTRFRLLFQSLSDVENEFPWQDIFEAVKRRITNKYAKVQNKEYLKMTIFHYKDWELVIFPIVGSQIPLGYIVVLRSEQNFTLQDHMACEQAALVAALEINKQNAVFEAERRSKGELLEELLSGRIESVEAARRRAHALDFELEADLAVFLLEWSMEGHLNREDMIFQMDELFKDFPGGLLYLIRGTELVCLAGVSDHSKEQLRALLTKLVENSFFATHKLSIGVGRSYHDLKSIPLSYKEAKAASRVGSSIMKESRVTFFAELGALCCLYEVKDFPQVKVFYEETVGPLKRYDRENDSQLLKTLEAYFENGCNLRQTARALFVHRNTLDYRLGKIEEITNKKLKNHNDLFDLQLAIRLDKFIS, encoded by the coding sequence TTGGGTCTGACTGTATGCGAAGCGCTTGCAAAGCTGTCCCTTGGTGTAAATTGTGTAGTAGCCGGCGGGAGTGGAGTAGAAAGAATTATTTCACGGGTGAATTTTTTAGAAGTGCCAGATATTGTTCAGTGGCTTGATGGGGGAGAGTTATTATTAACTACGGGATATGCGCTGCGGGATAACCCGGAACTTCAGGTCAGATTATTACACCAGCTGGCTGAAATAGGGGTAGCGGCCTTGGCAATTAAGTCGGGTCGATATTTAACACCAATTCCTGAGGCGATGCTTAAACTGGCGGACAGGCTTGAATTTCCTTTAATCGAATTGCCTGCCGATTTGCCTTTAAGCCGCGTCATGGCGCCTATTTACGAAACTCTGCTTAACCAGCAGGTAGAACAGCTAAAGCGGGCAGAAAAAATTCATCGTCTTTTTTTGGAAGTAATATTAAAGGGAGAGGGAATAGTTCAGATTGGAAAAGATCTCGCAAATTTAATCGGCAAACCGGTTGTCATCTTTGATACAAGGTTCAGGTTATTGTTTCAGTCTTTGAGCGACGTTGAGAATGAATTTCCATGGCAAGATATTTTTGAAGCTGTAAAAAGAAGAATTACTAACAAATACGCTAAGGTTCAGAATAAAGAATACTTAAAGATGACTATCTTTCATTACAAAGACTGGGAACTGGTAATTTTCCCCATTGTGGGCAGCCAAATACCCTTAGGTTATATTGTAGTTTTACGCTCGGAACAAAATTTTACGTTGCAGGACCATATGGCTTGTGAGCAGGCTGCGTTAGTTGCGGCATTGGAAATTAATAAACAAAATGCTGTGTTTGAAGCGGAAAGGAGAAGCAAAGGGGAATTACTGGAAGAATTACTCTCTGGCCGTATTGAATCTGTTGAGGCAGCTAGACGACGCGCTCATGCCTTGGATTTTGAGCTTGAAGCCGATTTAGCGGTTTTCCTGCTCGAGTGGTCTATGGAAGGCCACCTAAACCGGGAGGACATGATCTTCCAAATGGATGAACTATTTAAAGATTTTCCCGGCGGACTTTTATACCTAATCCGAGGTACTGAACTGGTTTGTTTAGCAGGCGTGAGCGACCATTCGAAAGAACAATTAAGGGCTTTGTTGACTAAGTTGGTGGAAAACAGTTTTTTTGCAACCCACAAGTTATCAATTGGAGTTGGCAGGTCATATCATGACTTAAAATCTATACCACTTTCCTATAAAGAAGCGAAAGCAGCCAGCCGAGTAGGAAGTAGCATTATGAAAGAAAGCCGGGTAACCTTTTTTGCAGAATTGGGGGCCTTATGCTGCTTGTATGAGGTTAAAGATTTTCCTCAGGTAAAAGTTTTTTATGAAGAGACTGTAGGACCTTTGAAAAGGTATGATCGGGAAAATGATTCCCAGCTGTTAAAAACTTTGGAAGCCTACTTTGAAAATGGCTGTAATCTGCGGCAAACAGCCAGGGCACTTTTTGTACACCGGAATACGTTGGATTACCGCCTGGGAAAGATTGAAGAGATTACCAACAAGAAATTAAAGAATCATAATGATTTGTTTGATTTGCAGCTGGCAATACGCCTGGATAAATTTATAAGTTGA
- a CDS encoding FAD binding domain-containing protein, whose protein sequence is MVENVFFPVTLEETVGLLASLPEAKVLAGGTDLLVAIKEGKEKPRFFVSLSKITSQQVIEFKVDGLRIGATATHQSIAENAAVKAKYTAIAEAAGQIGSWQVRNLATVGGNLCSAVPSADIAPPLLAFGADVKLISRQGERTVPLSGFFQGPMQTVMEPGELLAEINVPLVPKSCGSCYLKLGPRAAVDIALVSAAAMVVVEDGICRSSGLALGAVAPTPLKVTEAEVALVGTKLTEDDIERAAAIAASAARPIDDHRASAGYRRKMVAVLTRRALQKARELALSSGREVER, encoded by the coding sequence GTGGTTGAGAACGTTTTTTTTCCTGTAACTCTAGAAGAGACCGTAGGGCTTTTGGCCAGTCTGCCGGAGGCGAAGGTGCTGGCCGGAGGTACTGATTTGCTTGTAGCTATCAAGGAAGGAAAGGAAAAGCCCCGCTTTTTTGTTTCCTTAAGTAAAATAACTTCCCAACAAGTGATTGAATTCAAAGTTGATGGGCTGAGGATCGGCGCCACTGCAACGCACCAGTCCATAGCTGAAAATGCTGCTGTTAAAGCAAAATATACTGCAATAGCTGAGGCGGCAGGCCAAATTGGCTCCTGGCAGGTACGCAACCTGGCTACCGTCGGTGGAAATTTATGCAGTGCAGTTCCGTCGGCCGACATCGCGCCGCCTTTACTGGCGTTTGGCGCTGATGTTAAACTTATCAGCCGGCAAGGGGAGAGGACCGTTCCTCTTAGTGGTTTTTTTCAAGGCCCCATGCAAACGGTTATGGAACCGGGGGAGCTCTTGGCAGAAATAAACGTTCCGCTTGTACCCAAAAGCTGCGGAAGCTGTTACCTTAAACTAGGCCCGCGGGCTGCGGTAGACATCGCCCTGGTCAGCGCTGCCGCTATGGTAGTAGTAGAAGATGGCATATGCAGGTCATCCGGCCTGGCATTGGGTGCTGTTGCCCCGACACCCCTGAAAGTAACGGAAGCTGAAGTGGCCTTGGTCGGCACTAAACTTACAGAGGATGACATCGAACGGGCAGCTGCTATAGCCGCAAGCGCAGCCAGACCCATCGATGACCACAGAGCTTCCGCTGGTTACCGGCGCAAAATGGTGGCTGTTTTAACCAGGCGAGCTTTGCAAAAGGCCCGGGAGTTAGCCTTATCTTCTGGAAGGGAAGTGGAAAGATAA
- a CDS encoding xanthine dehydrogenase family protein molybdopterin-binding subunit: MSVFRNIGQSVPRIDGWEKVTGTFKFPSDLKVPGMLYGKVLRSPFPHARIIKVDTNAAKAIEGVVAVITAEDVPAAKIGEAIADMNILAVEKVRYIGDPVAAVAAVDEETALKALAAIKVEYKELPAVFDPEEAMQPGQPLIHEGKENNVAVFNHVVQGDVEAAFAKADVVVEDTFELPFVHQSYLEPNTCLASFEPGGRLNIWSPNQGPAWLRARIASLFGLKLSEVRVVQVQGGGAFGAKLPLTIEPICVALARKAGRPVFLANTREEEYEATWPRVPMKIRMALAASQDGTLLAKRSTIIADNGAYSNIAPGVLSTAVTRIDNLYRIKNVDNIGYLVYTNKLPTGMFRGFGNPQTTFAIEVLMDQLAVKLGMDPAELRIKNATRTGDVTVHGWEITSSGLTDCIREVVRRSGWDEKRKNKVPGRGIGLACCIHVSGNRGVYPSFDGSAAEVRISADGMVTVFSGEGEIGCGTTTVWAQIAAEALGIGVDRVRVAEVDSDYSPFGLGAYASRVTVIGGNAVLAAARDARRQLLEAAGEILGLAPDKLDIRDGKIISLVDNAVFKDFAEIATEACYRRGGTVIVGRGSYVPSNVTIADPKTKYGNIAPSYSFGCQLAEVEVDQETGKVKVLKIIAVQDLGRVLNPTLAEGQLEGGVAMGIGYTFMEEIITKEGRILNPNFRDYKLPVATDMPPIEVAFVETLDPIGPFGAKSVAEPALVPTAPAIINAIRDAVGVYVTSLPVKPEKLLAALEKRLEQE, from the coding sequence ATGTCCGTATTTAGGAATATTGGTCAGAGTGTTCCCCGCATAGACGGGTGGGAAAAAGTTACGGGGACCTTTAAGTTTCCCAGCGATCTAAAAGTTCCCGGCATGTTATATGGGAAAGTGCTGCGCAGCCCCTTTCCCCATGCCAGGATAATTAAGGTTGATACCAACGCGGCAAAGGCCATAGAGGGCGTCGTGGCTGTAATCACGGCTGAGGATGTGCCCGCTGCCAAAATAGGTGAAGCGATAGCAGACATGAACATCCTGGCTGTGGAAAAGGTCCGTTACATTGGGGATCCGGTGGCGGCGGTAGCTGCGGTGGATGAAGAGACCGCGCTCAAGGCTTTGGCGGCCATCAAAGTCGAATACAAGGAACTGCCGGCTGTCTTTGACCCGGAAGAAGCCATGCAGCCTGGTCAGCCTCTGATTCACGAAGGAAAAGAAAATAATGTGGCTGTTTTTAACCACGTGGTTCAGGGTGATGTGGAAGCCGCTTTTGCCAAAGCAGATGTAGTTGTAGAGGATACTTTTGAGCTTCCTTTTGTGCACCAGTCTTATCTGGAGCCTAACACCTGCTTGGCTAGTTTTGAACCAGGCGGCAGGCTGAATATCTGGTCTCCTAACCAAGGTCCTGCCTGGCTGCGGGCCCGGATCGCCAGCCTCTTTGGACTAAAGCTGAGCGAGGTGCGGGTAGTGCAGGTACAGGGCGGCGGCGCTTTTGGTGCTAAACTTCCGCTGACCATTGAACCCATCTGTGTGGCATTGGCCCGTAAAGCCGGCCGGCCGGTGTTTCTGGCCAATACTCGGGAGGAGGAGTATGAAGCCACTTGGCCCCGGGTGCCTATGAAGATTAGGATGGCCCTGGCCGCAAGCCAAGATGGGACTTTATTGGCTAAACGCTCCACCATTATAGCCGACAACGGCGCTTATTCCAATATTGCCCCCGGAGTGTTAAGCACAGCTGTTACTCGGATAGACAACCTGTACCGGATAAAGAACGTGGATAATATCGGCTACTTAGTTTATACCAATAAGTTGCCCACGGGGATGTTTCGCGGTTTTGGGAACCCGCAAACAACTTTTGCCATCGAGGTTTTGATGGACCAGTTGGCAGTTAAACTGGGCATGGACCCGGCGGAACTGCGCATTAAAAACGCTACCCGGACGGGAGACGTAACGGTGCATGGTTGGGAAATCACCAGCAGCGGGCTGACGGACTGCATCCGTGAAGTAGTACGCCGCTCAGGTTGGGATGAAAAACGGAAAAATAAAGTTCCGGGGCGGGGCATCGGCTTAGCCTGCTGTATTCACGTGTCCGGAAACCGCGGCGTTTATCCCAGTTTTGACGGTTCCGCAGCCGAAGTCCGGATTTCCGCCGACGGCATGGTCACTGTTTTTTCCGGGGAAGGGGAAATCGGATGTGGGACCACCACTGTTTGGGCCCAGATTGCAGCTGAAGCGCTGGGTATTGGCGTAGACCGGGTAAGGGTAGCTGAGGTTGATTCTGACTACTCGCCTTTTGGCTTGGGAGCTTACGCCAGCCGGGTGACGGTAATTGGCGGAAACGCTGTCCTGGCTGCAGCCAGAGATGCCCGCCGCCAGTTATTGGAGGCAGCCGGTGAGATCCTCGGCCTTGCTCCCGATAAGCTGGACATCAGGGATGGCAAGATTATTTCGCTTGTGGACAATGCAGTTTTCAAAGATTTTGCTGAAATTGCCACAGAGGCCTGCTATCGTCGCGGCGGCACTGTTATAGTAGGTAGGGGCAGCTACGTCCCCAGCAATGTTACCATCGCCGACCCGAAAACCAAGTATGGCAATATTGCACCTTCTTACTCTTTTGGCTGCCAGCTGGCTGAAGTGGAAGTTGATCAGGAGACGGGAAAAGTAAAAGTGCTGAAAATTATCGCAGTACAGGATTTAGGCCGCGTTTTAAATCCAACTCTGGCTGAAGGACAGTTAGAAGGCGGGGTGGCAATGGGAATTGGCTATACTTTTATGGAAGAAATAATAACTAAAGAGGGCAGGATTTTGAACCCCAACTTCAGGGACTATAAGCTGCCGGTGGCGACCGATATGCCGCCCATAGAAGTGGCCTTTGTAGAGACCTTGGATCCAATTGGACCTTTCGGCGCCAAGTCGGTAGCGGAACCGGCCCTGGTTCCCACTGCTCCTGCCATTATCAATGCCATCCGTGATGCGGTAGGAGTATATGTTACCAGTCTACCCGTGAAGCCGGAAAAATTATTAGCAGCTTTAGAAAAAAGATTAGAGCAAGAGTAA
- a CDS encoding benzoate/H(+) symporter BenE family transporter yields the protein MAVQSVVKLQTKECILEKGSGISSGLRDFWGYLNSKTITAGIVATIFAITGPALIIMNSAQNGKLTDAQTISWLFSVYFFGGLLGIFLALYYKQPISGAWSIPGTVMMSATLPIFPFNEVVGAYLIAGVIVFILGVTGLVGKVMRWIPLPIVTGMIAGAMIRFGTGIVTSAQKAPLIAGLTLLAYFVVQRLNKKISPILTALGVGIIVALFTGGFKFSNVQVAWMWPQVFTPAFSGNALIAIAIPLAVLVIGAENAQAYGVLTAQGYKAPINAMTILSGIGGIVTSFFGGTNANIAGPMTAICCSVEAGENKNGRYAATIVNGVTFGAFGLFASVAWPFVKALPAELVNLLSGLAMIGVLVSAFEQAFATQKFRTGAFFALVIGMSGIVIFKISAPFWALVGGVLASFLAEPQDFQD from the coding sequence GTGGCGGTGCAATCTGTAGTTAAACTGCAAACTAAGGAGTGCATACTGGAAAAAGGTTCGGGTATCAGTTCTGGGTTAAGAGACTTTTGGGGTTATCTCAACAGCAAGACTATTACGGCGGGAATAGTCGCTACTATCTTTGCAATTACAGGGCCGGCCTTAATTATCATGAACTCGGCTCAAAATGGCAAACTTACTGATGCCCAAACCATTTCCTGGTTGTTTTCGGTGTATTTCTTCGGTGGTCTGCTGGGAATATTTTTAGCCCTTTATTACAAACAACCTATCAGCGGTGCCTGGTCAATCCCGGGCACAGTAATGATGTCTGCAACTCTGCCCATCTTTCCTTTTAATGAGGTCGTAGGCGCTTATTTAATTGCGGGCGTTATAGTCTTTATCTTAGGAGTCACCGGTCTGGTAGGCAAGGTAATGCGCTGGATACCTTTGCCCATTGTGACAGGTATGATTGCCGGAGCCATGATTCGCTTTGGCACTGGTATCGTTACCTCCGCCCAAAAGGCGCCCCTGATTGCCGGTCTCACTCTTCTAGCATATTTTGTGGTACAGCGTTTGAACAAAAAAATTTCACCTATTTTGACTGCATTAGGAGTGGGAATTATTGTTGCTCTTTTTACCGGCGGTTTTAAATTTTCCAACGTCCAGGTGGCCTGGATGTGGCCCCAGGTATTCACCCCTGCTTTTTCCGGCAACGCTTTAATTGCCATCGCCATTCCCCTGGCGGTACTGGTGATTGGAGCAGAAAACGCCCAGGCCTATGGTGTCCTTACTGCCCAGGGTTATAAAGCGCCCATCAATGCCATGACCATCTTAAGTGGCATTGGCGGCATAGTCACCTCGTTTTTCGGCGGGACCAATGCCAACATCGCCGGTCCGATGACTGCTATCTGCTGCTCTGTAGAAGCCGGCGAGAATAAGAACGGGCGCTATGCAGCTACCATAGTCAACGGTGTGACTTTTGGAGCTTTTGGCCTCTTTGCCAGTGTGGCCTGGCCTTTTGTAAAAGCTTTACCTGCTGAACTAGTTAATCTGCTGTCGGGCCTGGCAATGATTGGCGTTTTGGTAAGCGCCTTTGAACAGGCTTTTGCTACCCAGAAGTTTCGTACAGGAGCCTTTTTTGCTCTGGTCATTGGCATGTCCGGAATAGTAATTTTCAAAATCAGCGCGCCTTTCTGGGCTTTAGTTGGTGGTGTTCTCGCCTCCTTCCTGGCAGAGCCGCAGGATTTCCAAGACTAA
- a CDS encoding succinate dehydrogenase/fumarate reductase iron-sulfur subunit — protein MQDGKVTILRFNPEVDSQPHYETYDFPFVQGMSVLDVVLYIYENIDGTLSFSYCCRNSHCGLCGAKINGKPGLMCRESAAREMVLEPLDNFTVIRDLMVDRQEYDKRKDSLRLFLERGEVPAKQPEKVDTEDQENFKVVSRCVECYNCVSICPVTRVKKHEFLGPAGLMQMARHAFDPRDELNRGVVARSSGILNCINCGKCNQVCPHKIEPAKNIKLLRSKYFGEV, from the coding sequence ATGCAGGATGGAAAAGTCACTATTTTGCGCTTCAATCCAGAAGTAGACTCCCAGCCTCATTATGAAACCTATGATTTTCCCTTTGTACAGGGTATGAGCGTTTTAGATGTGGTCTTATACATTTACGAAAATATCGACGGCACTTTGAGTTTCAGCTACTGCTGCCGTAACAGCCACTGCGGCCTCTGCGGCGCGAAAATCAACGGCAAGCCAGGACTCATGTGTCGTGAAAGCGCTGCCCGGGAAATGGTGCTGGAACCCTTGGATAACTTCACAGTAATTCGCGACTTAATGGTAGACCGTCAGGAATACGATAAAAGGAAAGACAGTCTGCGGTTATTCCTGGAGCGGGGAGAAGTACCGGCCAAACAGCCGGAAAAGGTTGACACCGAGGACCAGGAGAACTTTAAAGTAGTGAGCAGATGCGTGGAATGTTATAACTGTGTTTCTATTTGCCCGGTAACGCGGGTCAAAAAACACGAATTCTTAGGTCCAGCAGGGCTCATGCAAATGGCCAGACATGCTTTTGACCCGCGGGATGAATTAAACCGGGGAGTAGTAGCGAGAAGCAGCGGAATTTTAAATTGTATTAACTGTGGAAAGTGCAATCAAGTATGTCCCCACAAAATAGAACCGGCTAAAAATATTAAGCTTCTGCGCTCCAAGTATTTCGGGGAGGTGTAA